Within the Thermus tengchongensis genome, the region GGGCTCCACAAAGCCGATCTCCACGTAGGCCCGCACCGCGCCCAAGGAGAGGCCGTAGGCCGCCAGGGTCTCGAGGGAGAGCCACTCGCTACGCGCGAGCATGGTGCACCTCCGCTAGCTTCCGCCAAAGGGCTTCCTCCTCCGGGGAGAGATGCTCGGGGATGACGATGCGCACCTCCAGGTAGAGGTCGCCCCGGCCATGGGGCCCGGGGAAGCCCTTGCCCTTGAGCCTAAGCTTCCTTCCCGCCTGGGTCTTAGGGGGGATGGTGACCTCCACCGGGCCTTCCAGGGTGGGGGCCCGCACCTTGCCCCCCACCACGGCGATGGGTGCAGGCACGTCCAAGGTGGCGTAGAGATCCTGGCCCTCGAGGCGGAAAACGGGGTGAGGGAGAAGCCGCACGGTGAGGAGAAGGTCCCCCGGCGGCTCCCCAGGGCCCCCCATGCCGGGAAGGCGCAGGACGCTTCCCTCCTGGACCCCGGGGGGGATCTTCACGGAAACGCGCCTGCCCCCTACGTCCAGCACCTTTTCCCCGCCCCAGAAGGCCTCCTCCAGGGTCAGGGCCAGCTCGGCCCGGAGGTCGCGGCCTTTCCGGGGACGGGCCCTGCGGCCCATGCCCCCGAAGAGCCCCCCGCCGAAGAGCTCCTGGAAGAAGTCGGAGAAGTCCTCTACGTCAAACCCCGAGAAGTCGTACCCCCCGGGGGGTGGGGGCGGGGGTGGGGTGGCGGTGCCGTAGGTGTCGTAGACCTTGCGCTTTTCCGGGTCGGAGAGGACGGCGTAGGCCTCGTTGATCTCCTTGAACCGCTCCTCCGCCTCAGGGCTTTTGTTGACGTCGGGGTGGTACTGGCGTGCCAGGCGCTTGTAGGCCCGCTTGATCTCCTCCTGCGTGGCGTTTCTCGGTACCCCTAGGATGGCGTAGTAGTCCTTCATGGCCTACTCCACGCCCTCTTCTTCAGGGCTTTTCTCCTCACCCACCGCCACCCGGGCCGGGCGCACCAAGGCCTCCCCCAGGCGGAAGCCCCGCTGGAAGACCCGGGCCACCTTGCCGGGCTCCCCGGGGAGGAGGCCGATGGCCTCGTGGTAGCGGGGGTCAAAGGCCTCCCCTTCCCCGGGCACCTCCTCGATCCCAAGCCCTGCTAGGATGCGGAAGAAGCCTTCCCGCACCGCCTTAACCCCCTTGAGGATGCTCTCCGGATTGGCCTCGGCGAACTCCAAGGCCCGCTCCAGGTCGTCCAGAACGGGGAGGAGCGCCCTGACTGCCCTGAGGATCCCTTCCCGTTCCCTTAGCCTAAGTTCCTCCTCCATGCGCTTGCGGTAGTTGTCAAAGTCGGCCAGGAGGCGCACGTACCGGTCCTTCAGGGCTCGGAGCTCCTCCTCCACGGCCAGGAGGCGTTGTTCCAGGGCTATGGCCTCCTCGCCCACCGCCTTGAGGTCTTGCTCCACCTGGGCGGCCTGTTCCTGTTGGGTTTCCTCACGCTCCTTCTCCATGCTTCCTCCAAGAGGGGGTAAGGGAAAGCCCCTGCCCCAGCAGGGGCCAGGGCAGGGGGGCTTTAGTCGGCGGGCTTGTAGTCGGCGTCGATCACGTCGTCAGGGCCACGGCCGGAAGCCCCGGTGGCTCCGGCGGTGGCGGCCTTCTCGTAGGCCTCCACTGCCTTCAGAAGCTCCTCCGTGGCGGCCTTCAGCTCGGGGTCGGAGGCATCCTTCTCCGAAAGCTCCTTGGCCCTGGCGATGGCCGCCTCGAGGCGCGCCTTGGCCTCGGGGGTGCTCTGCTTCTCCTGGAGGATCCTCTCCGCCTGGACGCGGGTGGAGTCCAGGGTGTTCTTGAGCTCGGCGTGCTCCCGGCGGCGCCGGTCCTCCTCCGCGTGGCGCTTGGCCTCCTCGATCATCCGCTGGATTTCCTCCTCGGAGAGGGTGGTGGTGTTTTGGATGGTGATGGAGGCCTCCTTGCCCGTGGACTTCTCCTTGGCGGTCACGTGGAGGATGCCGTTGGCGTCGATGTCAAAGCAGACCTCAATCTGGGGAACCCCGGCGGGCATGGGGGGGATGCCCTCGAGGCGGAAGCGGCCCAGGCTCTTGTTGTCCGCGGCCATGGGGCGCTCGCCCTGGAGGACGTGGATCTCCACCGCGGTCTGGTTGTGCTCGGCGGTGGTGAAGATCTCGCACTTGCGGGTGGGGATGGTGGTGTTCCGGGGGATGAGGACGGTCATCACCCCGCCCTTGGTCTCCACCCCCAGGGAGAGGGGGGTGACGTCCAGGAGGACCACGTCCCGCACCTCGCCCATCAGCACCCCCGCCTGGATGGCGGCCCCCATGGCCACCACCTCGTCGGGGTTCACGGAGCGGTTGGGCTCCTTGCCCAAAAGCTCCTTCACCACCCGCTGTACCGCGGGCACCCGGGTGGCCCCGCCCACCAGGATCACCTCGTCGATCTGGCTCGGGGAGAGCCCCGCATCCTTCAAGGCCTGCTCCACCGGGCCCCTGAGGCGCTTCAGGAGGGGCTCGATGAGTTCCTCAAACTTGGCCCGGGTGAGCTTCTTCTCCAGGTGCAAGGGGGTCTTGCTGGCGGGGTCCAGGGCGATGAAGGGGAGGCTGATGGTGGTCTCCACGGTGCTGGAAAGCTCGATCTTGGCCTTCTCCGCCGCCTCGATGAGGCGCTGGAGGGCCTGGCGGTCCGCCTTGAGGTCCACCCCGTGCTCCCGCTTGAACTCCTCGGCCAGCCAGTTCACGATGGCGTGGTCCATGTCGCTGCCGCCCAGGTGGGTGTCCCCGGAGGTGGACTTCACCTCAAAGACCCCTTCGCCGATCTCCAGCACCGTCACGTCAAAGGTGCCGCCCCCCAGGTCGAAGACCAAGACGGTCTCGTTCCCCTTCTTGTCCAGGCCGTAGGCCAGGGCGGCCGCGGTGGGCTCGTTGATGATGCGCAGGACCTCGAGGCCTGCGATGCGCCCGGCGTTGGCCGTGGCCTCCCGCTGGGCGTTGTTGAAGTAGGCGGGCACGGTGATCACCGCCTTGGTGATCCTTTCCCCCAGCTTCTTGGAGGCGTCCTCCACCAGCTTGCGGAGGACCATGGCGCTGATCTCCTCGGGGGTGTAGAGCTTGCCCTTGATCTCCACCCTCACCCCGCCATCGGGTCCAGGGACCACCTTGTAGGGGACCCGCTTGGCCTCCTCCTGGACCTCCTCCCAGCGGCGGCCGATAAAGCGCTTGATCTCAAAGATGGTGCCCTCAGGGTTCAGGACTGCCTGGCGCTTGGCCATGCGGCCCACCAGGGTTTCGCCATCCCGGAAGGCCACCACGCTGGGGGTGGTCCTTTCGCCCTCCGCGTTCTCCAAGACCACGGGCTTACCGCCCTCCATGATGGCGATCACGCTGTTGGTGGTGCCCAGGTCAATGCCCACTGCCTTAGCCATAGCTACACCTCTCGTCTCAAGCATAGACCATGCCACATGAATAAGTCAAGAGACTTGAGCATGATCATATCATGGTGCCCTGGGCTACCCGGATTTCTCCCAGGGCGTGTACCCTAAGAGGAGACATGTTCCGGCTTCCCTTGAACTTCTTGGTCTTCGTGTTGGGCCTGCTCCTTTTGGCCTGGGCCTTCAGCCTGGCGGGTACGGTGGGGAACCCCGGGGGTGGGGTGAACTACACCACCTTCCTGGAGGACCTGCAGGCGGGTCGGGTGAAGGAGGTGGTGGTGCGGGCCGGGGAGACCCGCATCCAGGGCACCCTCACCGATGGCTCCACCTTCACCACCTACGCCGCCAGCCCCCCGGACAACCAGACCATCGAGGCCTGGATGCGCAAGGGGGTCAACGTGCGGGTGGAGCCCCCCCAGGGCCAAAGCCCTTTGGGCTTCCTGTGGCCCCTTCTCCTGGTGGGCCTTTTGGTGGGCGCCCTCTTTTACTTCTCCCGCAGCGGGCGCGCCGGGCCCTCGGACTCCGCCTTCAGCTTCACCAAGAGCCGGGCCAAGGTGCTCACCGAGGCCCCCAAGGTGACCTTTAAGGATGTGGCCGGAGCCGAGGAGGCCAAGGAGGAACTCAAGGAGATCGTGGAATTCCTGAAGAACCCCGCCCGCTTCCACGAGATGGGGGCCAGGATTCCCAAGGGGGTCCTGCTGGTGGGCCCCCCTGGGGTGGGGAAGACCCACATCGCCCGGGCGGTGGCCGGGGAGGCCAAGGTGCCCTTCATCACCGCCAGCGGTTCCGACTTCGTGGAGATGTTCGTGGGGGTGGGGGCGGCCAGGGTTAGGGATCTCTTTGAAACCGCCAAGCGCCACGCCCCCTGCATCGTCTTCATCGACGAGATCGACGCCGTGGGCCGCCGCCGGGGCGGGGGTGTGGGGGGCGGCAACGACGAACGGGAACAGACCCTGAACCAGCTCCTGGTGGAGATGGACGGGTTTGAAAAGGACTCCACCATCATCGTCATGGCCGCCACCAACCGGCCCGACGTCCTGGACCCGGCCCTCCTGCGCCCGGGGCGCTTTGACCGCCAGGTGGCCATCGATGCCCCTGATGTGAGGGGCAGGGAGCAGATCCTCCGCATCCACGCCCGGGGCAAGCCCCTGGCGGAGGACGTGGACCTGGCCCTTTTGGCCAAGCGCACCCCGGGCTTCGTGGGCGCGGACCTGGAGAACCTCCTGAACGAGGCGGCCCTCCTGGCGGCCCGGGAGGGCCGGAAGAAGATCACCATGAAGGACCTCGAGGAGGCTGCCGACCGGGTGATGATGGGGCCGGCCAAGAAGAGCCTGGTCCTCACCCCCCGGGACCGCAAGATCACCGCCTACCATGAGGCGGGGCATGCCCTGGCCGCCCACTTCCTGGAGCACGCCGACGGGGTGCACAAGGTGACCATCGTGCCCAGGGGGCGGGCTTTGGGCTTCATGATGCCCCGGCGGGAAGATATGCTCCACTGGTCCAGGAAGCGCCTTTTGGACCAGATCGCCGTAGCCCTGGCTGGACGGGCGGCGGAGGAGCTGGTCTTCGAGGACGTGACCACGGGGGCGGAGAACGACTTCCGCCAGGCCACGGAGCTGGCCCGGCGCATGATCACCGAGTGGGGCATGCACCCCGAGTTCGGGCCGGTGGCCTACGCCGTGCGGGAGGACACCTACCTGGGCGGGTATGACGTGCGCCAGTACTCTGAGGAAACCGCCAAGCGCATCGACGAGGCGGTGCGCCGCCTCATCGAGGAGCAGTACCAGCGGGTGAAGCACCTTCTTCAGGAAAAGCGGGAGGTCCTAGAGCGGGTGGCGGAGACCCTCTTGGAGCGGGAAACCCTCACCGCCGAGGAGTTCCAAAGGGTGGTGGAGGGCTTGCCCCTGGAGGAGGAGGCAAGCACTCCCCAGGAGCGTCCAGAAAAGGAAACTCCCCGGGTGGTGCCCAAGGTCAAACCAGGAGGAGCCCTGGGCGGGGCTTGATACCACCTCGCCTTGGCGAAAGCCAAGGTGGGGGCCCCGGAAAATCCTTGCCCCCACGGTGTTCTGGGATGCCTAGGGGCACGGCAGAGAGCGAAAGGGTAGTAGGCGTAATAAACCCGGAGGGCTTAAGCCCCCCGGGGGAAGGGAATACCTTACTTCTTGACCTTTTCCTTAAGGGCCTTGCCCGGCTTGAAGGCGGGATACTGGGTGGCGGGGATCTTGATCTTCTCCTTGGTGCCGGGCTTCACGCCGGTGCGGGCCTTGCGTTTGCGCACCTCAAAGGTGCCGAAGCCGGTAAGCTGGACCTTGTTCCCCCCTGAGAGGGCCTCTTCCACCTTGGAGAGGAACGCATCCACCGCTGCCTTCACGTCCTTCTTCTTGAGGCCCGTGGCGGCAGCCACCTGATCCACCAGATCCGCTTTGGTGACCGTTTTCTTTGCTGCCATTCTTCACCTCCTTCCTCTTTTCCCTTCCGCAGGGACTATATCACGCGAAAACGCGGGGGCGCAATAGCCAGAGCCATTTCTACCACCAAGTATAGCAATGTGTGATAACGAAAGTATTGCCTCTAGCGGTACCTGGGGGGAAGAAGTTCCCGTACCCGAGCCTCTATTTCCCGCGTCAGGCTTTCTAGCTCTGGGTGGGAGATCTTGCCGACCCTTGGAACGGGAATGGGCTTGCCGTAGATGACCCGGATGGGACGGCGAAGGCGGAAGAGCTTGTGCCCCACGGGCCAGGCCTCGTCCGTGCCCACCACCGCCACGGGCACCACGGGGCTTCCCGTGCGCAGGGCAATGGCCGCCACCCCGGTTTTGAAGGGCTGGAGCCTGCCCGTGCGGCTGCGGGTGCCTTCGGGGAAGATGCCGAAGGCCATGCCCCGTTCCAGGGCGCGGATGGCCCCCTTGATGGCGGAGAGGTCGCTTTGCCCCCGCTCCACGGGGATGGCGTAAAGCCGGGGCAAAAGCCAGGAGAGGAAGGGTAGGCGGAAGATGTCGGCCCGGGCCAGGAAGCTCACGGGCCGCCGCACCCCGGCCCCGATGACGATGGGGTCCAGGATGGAAAGGTGGTTGGCTGCCAGGATCACCGGCCCCTCCCGGGGGACGTTCTCCGCTCCCTCCACCCGGTAGCCAAAGAGGAGGTGGAGGAGGCCGCGGGCCACGGGCCAGGCCATCCGGTACACCAGGTTGGGCTGGGGGTTTTCCACGAGCGCTAGTCTAAGGCCCCCAGGGCCCGGCCTGCCTCGAGGTGGGCCAGGCGCAGGGGCTCAGGGAGGCGGAAGCGGGTGGGAAGGCGCCGCACGAAGGCCAGGGCTTCTTCCAGGCCTACGCGGTGGCCTGGGGAGACGAAGAGGGGCCTGACCCCGGTGCGGCTCCGGTAGGCGTACCCCAAGGGCTGGCCTTGGGGGGAGAGGAGCCTTACGGCGCTTCCCGCCTCCTGGGGGAGAGGGGCTTCCGGGCGGCCAAAGAGGAGGCTCTTCGCCACCCCCACGCTGGGCAGGTCCAGGTGCACCCCCAGGTGGCTGGCGATGCCCAGGCCCCGGGGGTGGGCGATGCCCTGCCCGTCCACCAGGAGGGCCTCCGGGGCTTCGGGGAGGTGCCTCAGGGCCTCCAGGTAGGCGGGGGCCTCGCGGAAGGAGAGGAGGCCCGGGATGTAGGGGAAGAGCTCCTCTTCCGGCACCTTCCCCCGGCCCACGAAGAGGGGGCCTCGCTCCAGGTGGTAGAGCACCGCCACCGCCACCAGGGGCTTTCCCTTTTTATGGGAGGCGTCCAAGGCGGCAAGGAGCCTCACCCCCTCCAGGCTTCCCTCAAGGACCACCCGCTGGGCCAGGGCCCTCTGCAGGGCAAGGGCCGCTTCCAGGCTTTCCGGTTTGGGAAAAGGGGGTGTTTCCACGGGCCTGATCTCCCCTAAGGTTCGGTGCGCTCCGCCGCAAGGAGAGGAAGCAGGGCAAGCCCGGTATTTGGAGGGCGCCCACTCCTGCGCGGCCTGGGGTGGGGGGGTTTCACCGGGGCCCCCACCCTGACGGAGTCGGGGTGGGGTGGCATCAGGTGGCCTCCCGCAGGCGCTCCAGCACCTCGGGGTCGGAGGGGTCCACCCCGTAGAGGAGGGCCAGGTAGTAGGCGGTCCAGGCCAGGCGGTACCAGAGGGCCACCGCCTGGGCGAGGCGGCTGCCTTCCGGGGGGGGCACCTCGGCCACCGCGTCCACCCGGGTTTCCAGGATTTCCTTGGCGAGCCTCACCGCCTCCCCCTCCCCTAGGAGGACGGCGGCCAGGGGGTCTCCCTGCTCGTGGCGGGCCTCGAGGCCCGTGAGGAAAAACTCCAGGGCGCTATGGGGTGGGGTGAGGGCCAGGCTTTTCCCGATGCGGGCGAAAAGGCTTTGCGCCGCTTCCTCCAAGGGACGGTAAAAGGGAGCGTAGAGGAGGGGGATCCGCTCCACCAGGGTGTAGGCCAGGAACTTGGCGGGGTTCTCCTCGAGGGGGATTTCCGGGGTGAGGCGTTTTCGTTCCTCCAGCAAAGCCCTATCCACCTCTGAGAGGGTTTCCTCCTGTCCCGTGGCCAGAAGGAGGAAGCGCAGGTAGCGGTAAGGGTTCAGGGGGCTAGGGGACAGGTAGACCTCAACCCCGGGGCGGAGGCCCACCTTGACCACCTGCACCCGCTCCGTTTCTGCCAGAAGGGAAAGGGCAGCGGCCTCTCCCAGGTCGTACCCTCCCTCCAGCACGAACAGGGTTCCCTCCTCCGTCCAGTCGGGAAGGCCGGACAGCCGGGCGGCGAAGTGGCCCTCCCCATAGCCCAAGGCGGCGTGGGGGCCGGGGTAGGCCTCCTTAGGCACGGGCCCCGAGCCCACCAGGTCCCTCAGCTCCAGGGCCAGGCCCCGCCGGTCGGCCAGGTAGGTTTCCTCGCGGTCCAGGTCGCGCATACCCCTTATGCTAACCCCCATGCGGCGCCTGAACCCCAAGCCGGTGGAAAGGGTCTGGGGGGGTAGCGCCCTGGGGTTCGGCCCCGGGGTGGGGGAGGTGTGGCTTGCGGAAGCGCCCCTTCTGGTGAAGCTTTTGGACCCGGCGGATTGGCTTTCCGTGCAGGTCCACCCTCCCCACGCCTACGCCCAAAGGGTGGAGGGAAAGCCCGGGAAGTACGAGGCCTGGTACGTCCTTGCCCCGGGGGAGATCGTCTACGGCTTTGCCCGGCGGGTGAGCCAGGAGGAGGTGCGGCGACGGGCTGAGGCGGGTACCCTGGACGCGGTGCTCCACCGGGTGCGGGTGGCCCCGGGCCAGGTGGTCTACCTCCCCGCGGGGGTAGTGCACGCCCTGGGCCCGGGGACGCGGGTCTACGAGGTGCAGACCCCCTCGGACCTGACCTACCGGCTTTACGACTACGGCCGTCCCCGGGAGCTCCACCTGGAGAAGGCCCTCGAGGTGGCCCTCCTGGAGCCTACCCCCCTGCCCGCCTTCGCCCCCGAGCCCGTGGCGGGGGGGGAGCGCCTTCTCCAGACCCCTTACTTTCAGCTGTACCGCTTCCCCCTCCGGGGGCGGCTACGGCTAAAGCCCCCCCTTGACCTCCTCCTCACCCTCCTGGAGGGGGAGGCCTGGCTTTCGGGGGAGGCCCTTCTTCCTCCTGCCACCTTCCTCCTGGAGCCGGGGGAGGAGGTCCAGCTGGAAGGAGAGGGGCTCCTTTTGGGGGCTAGCCCCGGAGGCGCCTGAGGAGGGCTTGCACCTGGGGGGAAGCCCTTTCCCCCAGCTCCTCCTTAAGCCGCTTTCGGTAGGCCTCCAGGAGCCTTTCCGCCCGGGCCCTTTGCCCTTGCTCCAGGCAGCGCTCCACCAAGGACAAGAGGGCCTCCTCGTCCAGGGGGTCCAGCTCCAAGAGGCGTTCCAGGAGGCGGGGTTCCCGCCTTTTCAGGAA harbors:
- a CDS encoding endonuclease V, giving the protein METPPFPKPESLEAALALQRALAQRVVLEGSLEGVRLLAALDASHKKGKPLVAVAVLYHLERGPLFVGRGKVPEEELFPYIPGLLSFREAPAYLEALRHLPEAPEALLVDGQGIAHPRGLGIASHLGVHLDLPSVGVAKSLLFGRPEAPLPQEAGSAVRLLSPQGQPLGYAYRSRTGVRPLFVSPGHRVGLEEALAFVRRLPTRFRLPEPLRLAHLEAGRALGALD
- a CDS encoding lysophospholipid acyltransferase family protein, with amino-acid sequence MENPQPNLVYRMAWPVARGLLHLLFGYRVEGAENVPREGPVILAANHLSILDPIVIGAGVRRPVSFLARADIFRLPFLSWLLPRLYAIPVERGQSDLSAIKGAIRALERGMAFGIFPEGTRSRTGRLQPFKTGVAAIALRTGSPVVPVAVVGTDEAWPVGHKLFRLRRPIRVIYGKPIPVPRVGKISHPELESLTREIEARVRELLPPRYR
- a CDS encoding SIS domain-containing protein — translated: MRDLDREETYLADRRGLALELRDLVGSGPVPKEAYPGPHAALGYGEGHFAARLSGLPDWTEEGTLFVLEGGYDLGEAAALSLLAETERVQVVKVGLRPGVEVYLSPSPLNPYRYLRFLLLATGQEETLSEVDRALLEERKRLTPEIPLEENPAKFLAYTLVERIPLLYAPFYRPLEEAAQSLFARIGKSLALTPPHSALEFFLTGLEARHEQGDPLAAVLLGEGEAVRLAKEILETRVDAVAEVPPPEGSRLAQAVALWYRLAWTAYYLALLYGVDPSDPEVLERLREAT
- the ftsH gene encoding ATP-dependent zinc metalloprotease FtsH; protein product: MFRLPLNFLVFVLGLLLLAWAFSLAGTVGNPGGGVNYTTFLEDLQAGRVKEVVVRAGETRIQGTLTDGSTFTTYAASPPDNQTIEAWMRKGVNVRVEPPQGQSPLGFLWPLLLVGLLVGALFYFSRSGRAGPSDSAFSFTKSRAKVLTEAPKVTFKDVAGAEEAKEELKEIVEFLKNPARFHEMGARIPKGVLLVGPPGVGKTHIARAVAGEAKVPFITASGSDFVEMFVGVGAARVRDLFETAKRHAPCIVFIDEIDAVGRRRGGGVGGGNDEREQTLNQLLVEMDGFEKDSTIIVMAATNRPDVLDPALLRPGRFDRQVAIDAPDVRGREQILRIHARGKPLAEDVDLALLAKRTPGFVGADLENLLNEAALLAAREGRKKITMKDLEEAADRVMMGPAKKSLVLTPRDRKITAYHEAGHALAAHFLEHADGVHKVTIVPRGRALGFMMPRREDMLHWSRKRLLDQIAVALAGRAAEELVFEDVTTGAENDFRQATELARRMITEWGMHPEFGPVAYAVREDTYLGGYDVRQYSEETAKRIDEAVRRLIEEQYQRVKHLLQEKREVLERVAETLLERETLTAEEFQRVVEGLPLEEEASTPQERPEKETPRVVPKVKPGGALGGA
- a CDS encoding DnaJ C-terminal domain-containing protein, with protein sequence MKDYYAILGVPRNATQEEIKRAYKRLARQYHPDVNKSPEAEERFKEINEAYAVLSDPEKRKVYDTYGTATPPPPPPPGGYDFSGFDVEDFSDFFQELFGGGLFGGMGRRARPRKGRDLRAELALTLEEAFWGGEKVLDVGGRRVSVKIPPGVQEGSVLRLPGMGGPGEPPGDLLLTVRLLPHPVFRLEGQDLYATLDVPAPIAVVGGKVRAPTLEGPVEVTIPPKTQAGRKLRLKGKGFPGPHGRGDLYLEVRIVIPEHLSPEEEALWRKLAEVHHARA
- a CDS encoding HU family DNA-binding protein, which translates into the protein MAAKKTVTKADLVDQVAAATGLKKKDVKAAVDAFLSKVEEALSGGNKVQLTGFGTFEVRKRKARTGVKPGTKEKIKIPATQYPAFKPGKALKEKVKK
- a CDS encoding nucleotide exchange factor GrpE — translated: MEKEREETQQEQAAQVEQDLKAVGEEAIALEQRLLAVEEELRALKDRYVRLLADFDNYRKRMEEELRLREREGILRAVRALLPVLDDLERALEFAEANPESILKGVKAVREGFFRILAGLGIEEVPGEGEAFDPRYHEAIGLLPGEPGKVARVFQRGFRLGEALVRPARVAVGEEKSPEEEGVE
- the dnaK gene encoding molecular chaperone DnaK, translated to MAKAVGIDLGTTNSVIAIMEGGKPVVLENAEGERTTPSVVAFRDGETLVGRMAKRQAVLNPEGTIFEIKRFIGRRWEEVQEEAKRVPYKVVPGPDGGVRVEIKGKLYTPEEISAMVLRKLVEDASKKLGERITKAVITVPAYFNNAQREATANAGRIAGLEVLRIINEPTAAALAYGLDKKGNETVLVFDLGGGTFDVTVLEIGEGVFEVKSTSGDTHLGGSDMDHAIVNWLAEEFKREHGVDLKADRQALQRLIEAAEKAKIELSSTVETTISLPFIALDPASKTPLHLEKKLTRAKFEELIEPLLKRLRGPVEQALKDAGLSPSQIDEVILVGGATRVPAVQRVVKELLGKEPNRSVNPDEVVAMGAAIQAGVLMGEVRDVVLLDVTPLSLGVETKGGVMTVLIPRNTTIPTRKCEIFTTAEHNQTAVEIHVLQGERPMAADNKSLGRFRLEGIPPMPAGVPQIEVCFDIDANGILHVTAKEKSTGKEASITIQNTTTLSEEEIQRMIEEAKRHAEEDRRRREHAELKNTLDSTRVQAERILQEKQSTPEAKARLEAAIARAKELSEKDASDPELKAATEELLKAVEAYEKAATAGATGASGRGPDDVIDADYKPAD
- a CDS encoding class I mannose-6-phosphate isomerase, whose product is MRRLNPKPVERVWGGSALGFGPGVGEVWLAEAPLLVKLLDPADWLSVQVHPPHAYAQRVEGKPGKYEAWYVLAPGEIVYGFARRVSQEEVRRRAEAGTLDAVLHRVRVAPGQVVYLPAGVVHALGPGTRVYEVQTPSDLTYRLYDYGRPRELHLEKALEVALLEPTPLPAFAPEPVAGGERLLQTPYFQLYRFPLRGRLRLKPPLDLLLTLLEGEAWLSGEALLPPATFLLEPGEEVQLEGEGLLLGASPGGA